ATGGATATTGCTACATATGAGTGTtatcaaatttgtcagtgaTGTTTTTTAATCCacaacaaataatgattttttttttccagaactAAAATTATTGTTTCGTTTTCCATTTTCTGCAGTCAGCACCAGTACTAATTGGAGGCAACGCTGACCAGAAGAAGAAGTATCTTGGCTGGCTGGTCGAGGAACCCATTGTTTGTGTAAGCATCttcttttatattaatttttatcCTATGATTGTAAATCATAATGTTATGATATTTACTCTTGAGAAAGATGATCGCTTATAGGAAAGGTGTAGATTACACCATACAAATCCTGATTAATTCAAGCCATCTTCAGGCCTGTtcgaactacatgtagctaattCATCTATTATTGGTCATAGTGCATGGTTTATGTTCGATTTTAGGCATACTGCGTAACTGAACCGGGAGCTGGATCCGACGTTGCAGGAATCAAGACAAAGGCTGTCCGTAAGGGTGATAACTACGTTCTCAATGGCTCTAAGATGTGGATCACCAATGGGGGCCATGCCAGCTGGTACTTTGTGCTCGCAAGAACTGACCCTGACCCCAAGGCACCAGCAAGCAAGGCATTCACAGGGTTCATTGTTGACAGGGACTCAGAGGGCCTCACTCTTGGGAGAAAGGTAGGATGGTTCCTTGACATTTGCtgtggcgacaattgctccgatggaaaaagTGCATGTTAAGCCAAACCTAAatcctaacctccaaaactaaatacacCCCATTTCCTTATGtgtacattattctgaaccaaaaaagtatatttcaatcttaactctaaccctatgacCTTGAGATATTTAAAGACCGAAGCGTATGTTGTGTCAACGGTAGGACAATGCCTATTTGATAATGGTAATTGGATACTCGACATGCACATATGACAATCAAGTGTTACCACTACCTCAGTTGGTGCTGATTAAATTTCTGAATGGCACTAAAGTGCAATATCGTACCTACCTGACTGGTACTAATTTCCTCACTGACCCccaaaaattacatgtaaatgatagAATTGACTAGTTTTTAGCCCATGAACCCCTTGGCAAGGTGCCTGTTCACATCTctgttgatgatgatattgatatatattgACTTCGGTTGATAGACAATATTGGATAGACAAAATGTCCCTATTCTTTAGTCTTGTCTTATTCTATCGTAACGAAGCATTCTCACAATTCTGATTTGAAGATTTGAAGTACGGTAGACTACAAGCCTTAGTGTTTTATCTCATTATAGTTTCATCTTTCACCTTTAtacccccgtcacacttattcggaatcagcaggaatcgagcagaaccagccggaatgaagaactttcaaaattcgtgccacattcgggagggaatttgaaattttcactacTTTTGCAAAAATGTCGTTCGAATACTTAGAACGTCCTTTGATCCCGCCTCTAATGATTCTTGCACATTCCGGGTGTATTGACTGTCGAATGCAGCTCGAATACAGTCGGAACACAGGAAGAATATTAAGAATGCTGTTAGAATGCAgcaagaatatttagaatgcagtCAGAGAGCAGTCAGAATGCACTTCGAATGTCGTTCGATATTTCTCCACTTCGAATGCACTtcgaaagttttgaacatgagcAAAACATTCGGGCCGGTCACAAGAATGGACCCGAATGTCTGGAATGCTGTCAGAATTTTTAGAATGCGCTTCGAATATCCAGGAATGtaccaagaattttcattccgaCGGCATTCCGGCTCATTCCGCCTCTAGTGTGACGGGGTTTTAGTAAAAGAAATTAATACTCCTATGTACTGTCTGGGATTTGAATACAGGATTTAGTTTTGTGCTTATGATTTGAATCAGTGTGTCACAGAATAAACTGCCagaaatcatttgttttatatcacTGAGAtttgtattcatgaatattcatgactgtttCACATAACAAGCTGCCTGAAAGCATTTGTTATATATATCCCTGTCCCAttgtttatgcagatttcctgtataaattatgcttatttactgcgtatatattaaaaaatgtccagagctgatgcgcgcttttgtcacagtgcgccaaattgacgcctgttgctgtggttatccacgctgttttattcatgagtccactgttttgaattaatgagtctaCTCTTCAGACAGTGGACTTATTAATAGAATAgtgtacttaaccatggcaacaggcatcactttggcgcactgtgacaaaagcgtgcatcagcattgggcATAATTAGACGTAATTTATAtgggaaatctgcataaaccatgggtttaaccgatggttttgaaaaccacctttgtgaattcgggcctttaAGTTTAAAATATGATATGCATCCGGGTAGTTAGAAATAAATCTGATTAGTATGATATGATTTGATTATTGTATCAAGTCTGTGGGTTAACTAAGACtggcaaagaaaaattgcattttatcCCTGTTCCTGTATTGAAGGAATGGAATATGGGTCAGAGAGCGTCTGATACCAGAGCAGTCAACTTTGAAGATGTAGTTGTCCCAAAGGAGAATGTGCTGATTGGAGAAGGTCAGGGGTTCAAGATCGCCATGGGTGCCTTCGACAAGACCAGACCGCCGGTAAGATGAcctttatttagttatttttattcatttattttatttccaggcaAGATATTAACAAACAATAGAAACACCAAAAGAGAATTATGAAATTGATTACCAGCCAATGCCTGGGGATTacctaaaagaattgaaaattctgTCGAGAGGTTCTCTACATTGGCTGGTTCCTTTGGACATTTATTCAGACCCTCCTATCTTGACGAGACCTTGACATCAATTCTGTGTCTTATCACTAGGGCAAAGTAGATTATTTGCTCTATGGGCTAAGCATTGTTTGTTTGAATGATAATGCagtctttaatattgtttgtatAGAAGAAAACTCATGGATTGATTGAAGTTGTTGTGATAATCAAgtttattattttgatgtttgaGGAGTCTTATTTCATTAACACAATTCAAGGTCAGAATTGTGTATAATCCTTAATCCCCATCTGTAAAACTTCTTGGGACTCATAATTAATATTACCTAAATTAgaagaattacaaatccaaccCGAGTGGAAAGGTTAAAACTTATCTTTAGTTTTGGTAAATCATCCAAAAGTGAATGTCATTCCATTTTATTAATAGAATATATCAAAGCATGTGCCCCAAAACAGTAGTGGTGTGAAGGATATGAAATTATGTGTTTCATTGGATGAATACACAGATTctacatgaaaatttaattcGACTGGGTGTCGGATCAAAGCAGAATTTGTGCttacttttgttttgtttatataaaaACACCTTCTCAAACATGGAATGGGCTAAAAATTTCAAGATATTAATTTTGCCAGTAGTTTTCTAATATCCAGTTACTCAATATTTCAAGTAAGTGCTCAGGTGGctgattgaaattgaaataaaaagactTACTGAGAGAGGGCACTAGATTTAGATTAAAATCCTAATGGCCGAAAAGATGTCACATTTTTAAATGGATCTATTTCAAACTTGGTCTGGTTGCTCAGACAGGAGTGACGCTGATCTGACTAGTTTTAGGGCATCAGGATCAAAGATCGAAGGTCACAGAGATAATtttttactttgaaaattattgttatgattgattcaatttcaaacctgatacatgtacatgtacatgtgggaTGCTGACAGtgatcacacacacacacacaccctcacacacctgTAAAGCAGCCTTACTGCATCATGTGTTTTTGTTTGCTCTTGATGTATTTTTGAAAGTtatgttaataaaatattttaagttgTTGTACCACTTGCATTTCTCATTTGGATGGAACAAATGATGGGAGGGAACTGAAAGACTCCATTTCAAATAGGCATTGAAGTACATAGAAATCAAcagatgaattttatatttctttcagTAGTAAATAGAAATTTGGTAGGGAATAAAAATGTGTTGGAAAAAGTCCCTGCTCCCGCACACATACCTGAGTTCAAGGTTGTGACTGCCTTGTCAATGGGCCCATCAGTGATGTCTTGATCTTTCAGATGACTTAGCCTTTGATAAGGCATTATGTGTTAACTTAATATGTATGTTGTTCATACTTGAATGACAGGTTGCTGCTGGAGCTACTGGTCTTGCAAGGAGAGCCTTGTATGAGGCTACCAAGTATTCCATGGAGAGACAGACATTTGGCAGGACCATTGCAAATGTGAGTAATGTAGGAAGCTCTGAAACTCAAAGGAGGGGATTTGGATTGGAGAGTGGTGTGTCGGTTAAGCCTCCAAACAAGTTTCTATTTTGGGGGGCCATTTTGTTAGTTAGAATTTGCCATGGGCATTTAGGAATAAACTAATCCACCATTTTGTATGTCTGATCccattttgctttattttactttacaaaCTGCTAAAGCCATGGTAATTTGAGAGCGTTACAAATTTACAGATAAAAAACCACTTAATGGAATATTCCATTTGGAACAACAAAATTCTAACCATAATGCCTGTTTCAGGAATTTTGCAGCAACAACGGAAAATAAAAGTAAGAGCAGCACGTCACTGTACTCTGTTCCTCCTCTTATgctcttttatctttttattgtttatattgttataTCTGTAATTATTAGGATTTCATCtagtaaataatgaatatatataaaatcagAAAGTAGGAATTAAATAATGTCATAAAAATAGCATACATAAACTTACATAAGGCAAGCCCTCTCCGACCTCTGATTTGTCAAAGTTCAATTTCTCCAAGTCCTTGTCAccatttcatttgatattgacTTTTATAGCACCAAGCTGTGTCCTTCATCCTAGCTGACATGGCCGTAGGAGTGGAGGCAGCACAGCTACTGACTCACCGGTCAGCCTGGGAGATTGACCAGGGAAGGAGGAACACCTACTACGCATCTCTGGCCAAGTGCTACGCTGCCGATGTGGCCAACAAGAATGCCACCGATGCTGTCCAAGTCTTTGGTGGAAACGGGTTCAACAGCGAGTACCCCGTTGAGAAGCTGATGAGAGATGCTAAGATCTTCCAGGTAAGGGTGGGAGTCTGTCATGGaaagttttgtcagtgatttttacGCACTactttgctctcagccaatcagatgcaatcattttcagtagcttataacattaaaggacaagtccaccccaagaaaaagatgatttgaataaaaagagaaaaatccaacaagcataacactgaaaatttcctcaaaattgGATGTCAAATAAGTTATTAcattcaaagtttcgcttaatttcacgaaactgttatatgcacatcttggtcggtatgcaaatgaggagactgatgtcatccactcactatttcttttgtattttattatattatatatgaaatattctaattttctcctcattttcaaggGAAacaacatgtggaattagcattgtttaacacTATGAAGACGGGGGgaggggctgattcagcccccctcgaAATTTTTTGCGATAAATCCACTGCGCAAATTAATTGACCGCGTCGCTCTCTGACTTTTTAccttcaagtctcgcgcaacttttgagaccaaaattgtgacccccgggtatGCGGTTTTGatattacgcaacatttcgtaagtgtaTGCAggccaaaaattgctcaaaaacatgaatttgtgtacaaatccaacgcaaataatgtttttagccAACATTCatgaatttatcattatttttccttttactgataaAAGTCAATTAATtccatcttgtttatggtcaaaataaagtccctgacaatttccattgaaaaaacaataaaaaacaaaaaggcgaaaaacaaagaaatacataagaaatttagaaacaatagattacataagaaaatagatgtgatgttgtaatttttttaaagtacatttgatcagaccCCTATGAAGAATCTTTGTTCCAAAAATGAagattttaggggcattatttagttaattagagcaaacttttgatcttgtgcataaattagcataattaattagcaatgagatatTTTATAGAATTTGAGCCtacagttttgtagattatgccacgGGTAATgtgcgtgccaatttttgtcACAATCGTGCGATCGACGGCCTAGATCATAGCCCCCCTCAGTCTTCTTAGGTCTCagaatagcccagtctatttagggcaCTGCcggtatatggttcagtcaagttggtcctagtTGTCaaaatctttcttattttacatccaattttgataaattttcagtgttacatgtatgctagtttgatttttccttGTTTATTCGAATCTACATttatctggggtggacttgacccttAAAACCAGTGGATACTTGTTCCATGAGATATTCCGCAAGGGAGTGTATTTTGTCTCTGATTTTCTCTGGTAACTGTTACAAGTCACTGGGatccttgcatttgatttgattagatGAAATTTGGTAATGACATGGCCACAGTTGGAGAGATGAAAAGATTCAATATTCTGGGCAGCTTGACTGTCTGTCTTGAGGATGATGGGCAGTCATACAGCCCCTGTCTGAACggtgacatgatatttgctccaggctttatttcgtctaaaaTATAGAGTTAGGGTTGCAAtggggttttatgttaggtttaggatagggtatagtgttaaatccaagGTTGAAGTTGGCAATTCCACTAGTCTGTAGAAttcacagcggagcaattgttgccgaagcaaatgtcatggaactgtCTGAACATCTATAGACATTTGATGAGGCCATGTTTCGGTCTTGTCTATTAAAAAAGTGTGTTATTTTGAGAACAATTCAAGTttctttaaccctatctaggctggggtattttgggagttcatatggccaggggggggggcctcccaggcccccccttgagatctcagccgttgaccgcgcgatcgcgccaaaaattggcacgcgggttgtctgggacataatctacaaaattgtatagtaatttatttcatgtgaATTGCCATTaggtgattatgctaatttatgcgtaattagtatgcaaaatcatactttttcctctaactccctaaataaagctccaaatgttctaatgtttggtatagaaactctttgtggtgtttttagcaagtgtacatgaacaaaattgcgatatcaaatcattttcttatgtattatattgttttttgcaatttcttatgtatttctttgtttttttaccttttgtttttcattgttttttcaacgAAATTTGTTGGgtactcttctgagatcataaaaagcataaaataaatacatttagaccagcaaaactaaaaataaacatacatttttattatttttggttgaaaacacaatttacattgactttgtacacaaaatcacgtttttgagcaatttttggtctgacatgcacttacataatgttgcgtaatttcggaaccacgtacccgggtgacgcaaaattggtctcaaaagctgcacaagacttaaaagtaaaaagtcagcgagcggcgcggtcaaaaaatttcgcacgGCGAAAATATTCCACGgatcgttgagggggggggcctccgaggccccccccccccccggcctagatagggttaagcaGAGCTGTCTAATCCTCCTGGAGAGAGATTACGGGAGGCTTTTGAATAGTGAATGATTTTAGTTTAGagtaaaatgaataattactGATTGTTTAATTACTTATTGATAACTAATGATCTAGCTTAAGCTAAATTCAGGACTTAGTTCCACATCAGACATTATTGACCTCCATTGGATTTATAATTGAGAAATATCTCTTTTATTCATCGTTAAATCCTGCTGTAAAGGTGAATAATTAAATTGGCAGCTCCATATAAGAATTATTTTATTCCTTGGGTTCACAATTTGCCCTGTCTGTGCCCAGGTCTGACTGTGATGTAATTCTCTTTcatctttgtttttcttctccAGATTTACGAAGGTACAGCTCAGATCCAGAGGGTCATCATCTCCCGAGAGTTGCTTACGCGGGCTAGCCAAACCACCATGTGAATGCAGCCATCATAAACCTATAGTCTCTTTCGCACTTGAAGTGAAAACTTCCTGTAAAACCATTACAGGACCACAGAATGTATATTCATTGTAAATGGACAGGTTTGCACATTGTATATGAAGAAACACATACATGCAAGTAATAAGCATTTATGGTGTATCGTGGTATGAGAAAATCCCTGTATTTGTTtgtggtattaaaaaaaaatgttttcagaaTAAGATACTGGAAGTATGAAATAAGGAGGAGAAATGTTGGAAAACAACCACAAGGTATTGAAAGATTGTGGGTATACTATATTGACAAAGCACAAATATGAACATGATATTTGACATGCATGCACAAATATGAGTATGAtttctttttctacttttaaaaccttatttgtaaatatttcaacATCTCTGTAATTTCATTACAACTTTTCACCAATCTTATTCCTTGCAAATGTTTATATATTCCTTCAAGTAATTTCAGCACATcctaaaattatattttgtaaagttttgttttatttccaaaCATAGAATCACTGATAAAATCACATTGATGAGTAATCAAATTCATGTTGTGAAGGTTGTTTTCATCTGCATTTGGTAAATACAAGTAAGGATATTTGAGCAGTCATTGCAGCATTATTTCCTTGTGTTttagaattcttcccaaaagatgtggaaacaaaaaataaattctatGGCCAAAACTTCTTtatctcatatatatatataatctatatacatttgtgttttgaattattttttgttttgcttcgtTATCTTTTtgtgttatttatttcattttacctCTTCTCATCATTTCAAAAAGTGAATACTTAATTCCATGAATCTTGATCTTTCTAGTTTCTATCAGCAGAAAAATGGAATGAATcccagaaaatttgaataattgtgATTCAGAGTACAGTTTGAGATTCAcctgaaaacatatttttataaaaatacttttcattGTTTACTTGAAGTAGTATTGAGCATGCCTATTCATTCCCCTTATGTTACTCCA
Above is a window of Lytechinus pictus isolate F3 Inbred chromosome 15, Lp3.0, whole genome shotgun sequence DNA encoding:
- the LOC129277433 gene encoding medium-chain specific acyl-CoA dehydrogenase, mitochondrial-like, with the protein product MALRLLSRQFRGLGLCGVRGRSTVSSPAEDASEAKSSGLSFALSEEQQQYQDLARKFTAEEIIPKAAEHDKSGEYPWEIIKKAWELGLMNTHIPQEIGGPGLGILDTCIITEELAYGCTGIQTAIEACSLGSAPVLIGGNADQKKKYLGWLVEEPIVCAYCVTEPGAGSDVAGIKTKAVRKGDNYVLNGSKMWITNGGHASWYFVLARTDPDPKAPASKAFTGFIVDRDSEGLTLGRKEWNMGQRASDTRAVNFEDVVVPKENVLIGEGQGFKIAMGAFDKTRPPVAAGATGLARRALYEATKYSMERQTFGRTIANHQAVSFILADMAVGVEAAQLLTHRSAWEIDQGRRNTYYASLAKCYAADVANKNATDAVQVFGGNGFNSEYPVEKLMRDAKIFQIYEGTAQIQRVIISRELLTRASQTTM